CGATGACATCGCGGGCAATGCGACAATCGGCTACATGAAATCCGCCCAGCGCGCAGCCAATCGAATCCAGAAGAAACCGTTTTGCTTCGGTGACAGCCGCTGACGGAAGATCGCTGAAGCTCAGGGCCGCTGCATATTCAGCCCATTGTTGAGAGATCGTTTTACCCATAAGGCCCTCTATGGGGAAATCCGAAATCCGAATATCGAAATCCCAAGCCCTCTGCGAGGGAAATCCCAAATCGCAAGCACGAAATCCGAAACAAGTTGAAGCGTTCAAAACCTCAATGTTCCAAACACTGCCCTAATCCTTGTTTCACATTTGAGAGTTTGGTCATTGGACTTTGTTTCGGATTTCGTGCTTCGGATTTCCCCGCAGGGGCTCAGAACGGTCGCTTCTTACTCAGCAAGTCAAAACTAATGAAATCGGCGTGATGGAAGACGATGGATTCAGGCGAGCGCGTCACATGATCGCCTTCCTTGGAGTGCGTGGCAATCACATGCATCACAGCTTCGGGCAACCCACGACGGTAGGCCATGCCTACGCCGCTGAACGGGTGTCGGAGCAGCTCTCCTTTGCGGCTGCGCACATAACGGCCATCCGACTTTTCATACTCGATCAGTTTGCCCACATCGGCCAACAGCGCGCCGGCAATCAAATGATCGCGGTTGATGCTGAGCCGTTCGCCATAGGCATCACGCAAGACCTTTTCTATCTCGATGCACAAACGGCAGACCGTTCGCACATGTTCGATAAAGCTCACAGTCGGGTTGTCAGCCCACAGACTGAACGGCATGCGCAGTAAATCGTCGAGCTGCCAACCGCCTTCACGCAGCGCGTCTTCCCAGACGGCCAGCGCTTGCTCACGCAGGCGTTCGTCTCGAATCTGGGTAAACTCAGGAATCATGGCTTGAATTTGATCCTTCATACTTCTGCTGGCTCCTTCTCTGAAATTCGCTGCAACTGCCTCTCGGCTGGTCCATCGTATTCGATGTCGGTGCGATGCAGCCGTCGCATCGGCTTGAACCGAGTGCGCTCTTCGATCACATGAGCTACCAAGCCTGGCACGCGCGCGATCATGAAAAATGCGTCGGCCAGGATTGGCGGAAACTCCATGTCACAGAGGATCGCCGCAATTGCTCCATCAGCATTGATGGGGAGGTCTTTGCCATACGCTTGCTTCATGGCCGATTCAATGGCTGTGGCCATCTGGATGTACGCGCCGCTCACGCCTAACTGCTCAGCGAGCTGGAGCAGCCGCTTCGTGCGCGGATCATCGGTGTGCAACCGGTGACCATAGCCGGCGATCCGCCGATGCGCGCGCTGATGCGACGCCACAAGCCACTGAGCTGCCTCCTGAAGCGACACGTCTTTCTGGCGCTGAAACTCGACGGCCTCATGCA
This region of Blastocatellia bacterium genomic DNA includes:
- a CDS encoding citryl-CoA lyase — its product is MDETWKTAVSKVERNSILLRGYPIEQLIGVVSFGEAVYLTLRGELPKRNEGRMIEAILVSVIDHGPTPPSSLTARTIATTGAELNAAVAGGILAISHYHGGAIEECMQALHEAVEFQRQKDVSLQEAAQWLVASHQRAHRRIAGYGHRLHTDDPRTKRLLQLAEQLGVSGAYIQMATAIESAMKQAYGKDLPINADGAIAAILCDMEFPPILADAFFMIARVPGLVAHVIEERTRFKPMRRLHRTDIEYDGPAERQLQRISEKEPAEV
- a CDS encoding HDIG domain-containing protein, with the protein product MKDQIQAMIPEFTQIRDERLREQALAVWEDALREGGWQLDDLLRMPFSLWADNPTVSFIEHVRTVCRLCIEIEKVLRDAYGERLSINRDHLIAGALLADVGKLIEYEKSDGRYVRSRKGELLRHPFSGVGMAYRRGLPEAVMHVIATHSKEGDHVTRSPESIVFHHADFISFDLLSKKRPF